From the Tindallia magadiensis genome, the window AGTAAATGAATATTGTGATGAATAGCAAAATATTTAAGGTTTTGAGTTACATCGGTTCCATGCATTAGCGAATAATATTTTTTTTGTGTATTTGTATAAACCTTCATAGGCAGCGAGGGGTCTGTTTGTATTCCCAGGTCAATCATATAGTCTTCAAAATCCTTTAACTTTGCATAAACACGTTGATACCTTTTTTCTTTGGCTTCATCTAAGTTATCTAATTTGCTGAGGATCACCGAGAAAGAATCATCAAGGCTAAAATAAGACATGGTGAAAGGATTTTCGGCGGTAGATTTGTTTTTCACGCGAAAATCAGCATAAATTAATATCAAGGATTCAAGTGGAAGATTTTCCAGCTCTAAATCCCATACAGAATGATTTAATGCGACATGACCGATATTAAAGATTTCTCTATTTTTGAACCATTGTTCGGTATAATAATAATGTAAGTAAGCAACTCTATTTGTTTCAAAGCTTCTGCATCCAAATTTTCCTAAATCATGACCTGCAGCTGCTCCAGATACCCTACCAACATCGACGGGTATTCCGAGTTCGAAAAGCTGCTTTGCAATTGAGACAGCCAGATAATGAACACCACAGATATGGTCAAGTGTATTGTGATGAGTTACTTCAAAATTCAAGCGCATCATTTCATGGATGTACTCTTTTTCAAAAGCTAATAAAAATTGCCTATATTCTTTTGACTGAGATGTGTTTGCGCCAAGCTCTTCAACGCTTAAACGGAGAGGATGTTTTCCCTGAAAAGAGGTTTGATCATTTACTTTCTTGATTTCTGTAACGACTTTCAGTCCTTCTAAATAGAGTAAGCAGCCTTGATTATATCGATTGTCTAATTCAATCTCCACCGCATGTGGGAAGGACATGGATAAGGCATATTGATATAAATAATTAAGAGGATCTTTAGGAGGCGTTTGATTCCAAAGATTAAGAATGATCGGTTTCAAAAGGTTATAAACAGTTTTGCAGCTATAGTCAGCATCCGTAATCATTTTTTTAATTTTTTTTACAGCAGATGGTTCTTTCAAAAAAGCATCAATTTCACTAGCTTCAATTTCTATATTTTCTAGTAAAGATGTATTTAATAAATGAGTACTCAACATCTTATGAAAATCTTGATAAGTCTTCAATTGAAAGCTCCTTTCTCTTTTATGAACAGTTTTATAGAGTGCCTATTAGTTTATTATAATTCATTTTACCCAATGAAAGAAGAAAGGACTCAGAATAATAGTGATATATCAACTGGAAAATTAAACAGAGTGGCAGAATGAGCGCGCAAACCTTTTTTTAAGAAGTTGAATATGCTACAATAGTGTCGGAAATATTCGATTATAAGCAGCACTACGTTATCGGATAAATATCATCACAAGGAGAAAACCATGAACTCCAAATCCATAAAATTACTTGAGTTTCCTAAAATAAAAAAAAGATTGGCTGAGCTGTGCCTATCAGATATAGGCTCGGAATTAGCTGAAGAGTTAAAACCCAAAACAGATTTTTACGCTATTCAAGCGTTACAAAAAGAAACGGCAGAAGCTGAAACGATTCGGTTACAAAAAGGTAGTATGCCTTTATCTGAGTTAAAAGACGTACGGGGGCTGCTTAAAAGGGCGGAGCTAGGGTCGATATTAGATTTAAGCCAGTTAATTTTAATAAAAAAACAACTTACGACAGTGAGAAAATGCAAAGCATTTATGAATACTTATGGAAATAAAGAGCACATACCGATTTTTATGGCGAATGCTCAATTATTAGAAATGGATAGAGAGCTGGAAGAACGACTTGAAAACTGTATTATAAGTGAAACGGAATTATCAGATCATGCTAGTCCTGCTCTAAAGCAAATCAGAAGAAAAATACAGCAGAAAAATGAAGGGATTCGTTCAAAATTAAATAGTTTTATTCAATCCAGTAAAAATCAAAAATATTTACAAGAAGCAATTATTACCATTAGGCAGGAACGGTTTGTAGTTCCCGTAAAGCAAGAGTATAAATCAATGGTTCCAGGAATGGTCCATGATCAATCTTCTTCAGGTGCTACATTATTTATTGAACCAATGCCGATTGTAGAAATGAACAATGCCTTAAAAGAACTAAAAATAAGTGAAGGGATTGAAATCGATAGGATATTGTTAGAGCTAACAGCTGAAGTTGCTTCAATAGCCGATATGTTAAGGCGAAATCAGGAAACGATGCAAAAGATGGACTTTATGATGGCAAAGGGAGAACTGGCTGTTCAGATGAAAGCCATAGAACCCGATTTAGTGAGAGAGAGACAAATACACTTAAAAAATGCCAGACACCCCTTACTAAAAGATCAAGAAGTAGTTCCTATTACGGTAAAATTAGGTGATCCACAGCATGCACTTGTTATCACTGGACCAAATACAGGTGGAAAAACAGTTACCTTAAAAACCGTGGGATTATTTGTTTTGATGACACAAAGTGGACTACATTTACCGGCAGATGTTGGTAGTCGGATGGGTATTTTTGACGAAGTTTTTGCAGATATAGGTGATGAGCAAAGCATTGAACAAAGTCTAAGTACCTTTTCTTCACATATGAAAAACATCGTAGAGATACTTAGTAATGTTACTGAAAATTCTTTGGTATTATTAGATGAGTTAGGAGCGGGTACGGATCCAACAGAGGGTGCGGCACTAGCAATGTCTATTCTTACCTATTTAATCAATAAACGCTCACTTGTTTTAGCTACAACACACTACAGCGAGTTAAAGCAATATGCTTTAATGAATAATGAAACGGAAAATGCTTCTGTAGAATTCGATATTAAAACATTGAGTCCTACTTATCGACTGCTCATTGGAATACCGGGGAAGTCAAATGCATTTGAAATATCATTAAAGCTAGGTTTGGATCAAAATATTATTGAACAAGCAAAAACATTTTTAACGAAAGACAGCATTGATTTTGAAGATGTATTAAGGTCAATCGAAGAAAATAAAACCTTGGCAGAGGCTGAATCAGAAAAGGCAATACAATTAAGAAGACAACTTTTAGAACGCGAGAGAATTATTTCTGAGCGTGAAAATAAAATACAAATACATCAGGATGAATTGATTGCAAAAGCGAAGAAAGAAGCGTATCAGTTGGTGGAAGACGCTAAGAAAGAAGCGGACAGGTTGATTGAAGAAATAAGAAAGATAAGAGAACAATCGACTGTGGTAACTGGAAATAAATCGGCAGAGAGAGTGAGAAGTCAACTGAGAGAGAAGATGTCAGAATTAGAAGTAGATGGCTCCTATAACCTGTTGGGTGAATCGACTGATATGGAAGAAGCAAATAAACCAGTAAAAGAAGGGGATGAAGTAAAGATTCCTTCACTTAATCAAACAGGATCGGTAATCTCTATTGATCATGACAAAAAAGAAGCTTTGGTACAAATAGGCGTGATGAAGATGTCATTACCAATCAAAAAACTGGTTAAAACATACCGGGAACAACAAAAAAATAAAAAAGGGCTTCAACGGATTATACAACATAAAACAGAGCATACGATAAAAGAGTGTGATATAAGGGGAAAAGACTTGGAAGAGGCCTTGTATATTGTGGATAAATACTTAGATGATTCATTTCTCAGCGGGCATGAAGAAATTACAATTATTCATGGTGTCGGGACAGGTGTTTTGAAGCAAGGAATTCAAAAAAAACTGAAGAAACATAGACTGGTACAGCGTTATAGGGATGGAGTTTATGGCGAAGGCGGTGCTGGAGTTACCATTGTGAAATTTAATAGATCTTGACCTATATAAAGGAGTGGTTTATGATGATTGCAGTTAGTGCCTGTCTTATGGGTATTCCTTGTCGATACGATGGGAAAGCCAAGTATTCTCCTCAAATAATAGGCAAGCTTAAGGATAAAGAAATAATTGCAATCTGTCCGGAAGTATTAGGAGGTTTACCAGTTCCTAGAAAACCGGTAGAAATTATGAATGGCACTGGTAGTCAAGTGCTTAGAGGAGAAAAAAAGGTATATGATAAAGAAGGAAAAGATCTAACATCTTTTTTCTTGAAAGGTGCTAGATTGACCTTGCAACTATTACAAATACATGAAGTCAAGATGGCTTGTTTAAAGGAGAATAGCCCTTCTTGTGGGGTGAACTACGTTTACGACGGTAAATTCCGCAACCAAAAGTTAAAGGGTTCTGGAATAACAAGCTCTATGCTAGTTTCTAATGGAATTGACGTATTCAGTGAATACGAAATAGCGAGAATAAGATAATAACAAGACATGAACATGATAAGGAGAGTTAAGATGTTAAATTATTCCAGCTTGCAGAAAGTACTATGTTTTCTTATAATAATTTCTGTTGTTTTCTTTACTGGGTGTAGAAATAACGATGCTGACACGGAAGAAACAGAACAAGAAACACCTCAATCAGAAGCACAAAGTGAACAAGAATCTGAAACAAAACAAGAATCTGATGAATCTGATGAAGGGAAGAATAATGATCGAATACAGTATGTGTTATACTTAAAACATCAGGATCAGCCCTTTGTATTTTCAGATTCCTATCAAATAGCTTCTACCGATGAACGACTTCAAAATAAAAGTTTATCCCTGTTCGTCCTTGAGGAATTGTTAAAACAGGAAGGGATCGGAGAACTTATCAATCCTATTCCTAAAGAAACGGAGATCTTATCTGTCGAAAATGATGGTAGGACGGCTGTTGTAAACTTATCCGAAGATTTTGTTCAGAATATATCCGGTACTCATGAGGATATTGAGGCTACTATCGCCGTGATTGTTAACAGTTTAATAACATTGCCAGAAAATGACCGAGTCCGACTACTGATTGACGGTAATCAAGTTGATCAGATTCAAGGACTGCCAGTTCAAGAAGAATATGAGTTTATTACCAGTTATTATCCAGATAAATAAATGAACAGCATACAAATGATATTGAAAATAATAGGAGGAAAACAAATGAACCCCTTTAAACAAATGATTGCTGAAAACATAGCAGAGAGCTTAGAACACCCATCTGCTCAAGAGATTGTGCAATGGATAGAAAAACCACCGACAAGCGATTTAGGTGATTATGCGTTTCCTTGCTTTAAATTGTCTAAAACATTGAAAAAAGCACCCCAAAGTATTGCTTTAGAATTGTCAGAAGCGATAAAAATGGATGATATGTTTTCAAAAACAGAAGCTATCGGTGGGTACTTGAATTTTTATTTTGATAGAAAAAAACTGGCAGAAAAAGTGTTGAGTGAAGTTCTGAGTCAAAAAGAAAAATTTGCATCCAGTAATGAAGGTGCAGCTAAAACAATCTGTATCGATTTTTCTGCACCAAATATTGCGAAACCCTTTCATGTTGGTCATTTGCGGTCAACAGTTATTGGGAATTCTTTATATAAAATATATAGTCATATGGGTTATAAGTGCGTTGGAATTAATCATCTTGGGGATTGGGGAACTCAATTTGGAAAGGTAATCGTTGCTTATAAAAATTGGGGAAGTCAGGAGAGAATTGAAAAAGAGCCAATCCAAGGACTGTTAGATCTTTACGTAAAATTCCATGATGAATCCGAAAAAAAACCGGAACTGGAAGATGAAGCGAGAGAATGGTTTGTGAAAATGGAACAAGGTGATGAGGAAGCACTGTCTTTATGGAAATGGTTTAGTGAAGAAACCATTAAAGAACTGAAAAAAATATACAGTTTACTAGGTGTTCATTTTGATCATTATACTGGCGAAAGTTTCTACAACAACAAAATGAAACCTGTTTTGGATGAGTTGCATCAAAAAAATCTACTAGAAGATAGTCAAGGTGCCATTTTAGTAAATCTAGAATCTTACAATATGCCTCCTTGTTTAGTCCAGAAAAAGGATGGTAGTACCCTTTATGCAACTCGTGATATAACAGCAGCAATCTACCGAAAAAAAACCTTTGACTTTACAAAGTGCTTGTATCTAACGGACTATTCTCAAAATCTTCATTTTGCACAATGGTTTAAGGTAATAGAATTAATGGATTATGAGTGGGCGGCTGACTTAGAACATGTTCCCTTTGGAAGAGTAACTCATGAAGGAAGAAGAATTCAAAGTAGAAAAGGAACAGTAGTATTACTGGAAGAAGTTATAGAAGGTGCGATAGAGAGAGTTTTTAATATTATTGAGGAAAAGAACCCGGAATTGCCTAACAAAAAAGAAGTTGCGGTTGATGTAGGAGTTGGGGCGGTTATTTTTAACGATTTAAGTCATAATCGAATTAAAGATATTTCTTTTTCATGGGATACAGCTTTTAGTTTTGATGGAGAGACGGGTCCTTATGTTCAGTATACACATGCGAGAGCTGTAAGTGTATTAAGAAAAGCAGGCATAGATTTGGAAGAAAAAACATTTCAAATAGAGGGTTCTTATTTGGAAGATGAAGTTTCTAATCAGGTAATAAGGCAATTAGAAACCTTTGAAGATTCTATCAGGGATGCGATGAGCAAAAATGAACCTTCAATTTTAACAAGGCATATAGTGGATTTAGCCCAGAGTTTTAACCGTTTTTATCATGATCATCCAATTTTAGTAGAGGATGTTAAGGTAAAAGAAGCTCGGTTAGCACTGGTTGCTTCCGTTAAAGAAGTTCTTAAACTGGGGTTAAGTTTGTTAGGGATTAAAGCACCAGATCGAATGTAAAAAGTAAAAAAACTCTTGTTGGGGTTGCCAACAAGAGTTTTTTTCAAAGCATCTCTACCGATCTTTAAGAATCTTGCATACTGGAAAATAGTTCTTCGACACTTACTTCAGATAGATCTGTTAACTGTTGAATCAAGTCATCCTTTAAGAGAACAAATTCTTGAATATTAGTATGCTCGCCAGTATACTCCAGTGCCTGTAATATCATCAAGAAATCTTTTTTGGAAATGTTTTCAATAGAAATATAATCAAAATTTTCCATAACTCCCTCGCTTTCTTACCTAAATTTGGTATTAAATAGTAATGTCATAAGTATTGTATCTAAATGATAGGTGGGATGCAAGGTTATTATGCAGCAACTTTATAGATCTCTTTATAACTTAAAGCATGTTGAAGCATTAGTAAAGAAATGGATTTAACAGCAAAAAGAGAACTGTTGACATCATTATCCATACTCTCTTCATTAGCTTCATAGCGCGCATGTAAATGATCTAAATAACTTTTAATCTGGGTTAGATCTGTGAAGTTAATATTTTGGTTGAGTTCAAAAGCATGAGTCTGAAAAGGTGCTTTTTCTTTGAAGCTTTTGTGTAATAATCCTTCATATTTTAGATGCTCCCAAAAATGATTCTGATAGGTAGCTCGATCATTATGAGGGATGCAGAAATAGTCAGCAATATAATGCGTAATAACACCGATTTTTTGTGATAAGTAGGACATATATGGCTGGTTATTCGTTAATGTGCTATTGGATATGGTTTGAATTTCATCACAAATAACATCAAAGGATTGTGGCTTGAAGTGTTTGAGTTTAGGAATTCCAGAGAAGATATCAGGCTTTATGCTTCCATAAACAAGTTGAGTTTTATCAAGAGTAACGTTCAAGGTACGGTTAACTTCATGATATATTTCATTGGCAATAATAACATGCGTTTGCGGTATCAAATAAAATATCCACCTTTCAACTAAGATTAACTGTGGTACATTATATCTAAAAATTTATTTCCTTGCAATAGGTTTACATAAAATTGATTTGAGGTGATTAAAGTGAAAATATTACTAATTGGAATTAATGCTAAATTTATCCATACAAATCTAGCGATTCGATATTTAGCAAAAAACTTAACACAAGAAAGTATTGAAAATGAATTTATTGAATACACGATAAATCAACATATGGAAGATATTTTGCAAGAAATTTATCTGAAAAGCTGTGATGTTATTGGGTTTTCTTGTTATATTTGGAACATCGAATTAATCAAAAAAATTGTATCCAGCTTGAAAAAATTAAAACCTGACCTTATGATTCTTTTGGGAGGTCCTGAGGTGTCTCATGAACCTTATCAATTTATGGTGGAAAATGAAGGAGTAGACTTGATTCTAATGGGGGATGGGGAAGATAGACTTCCAAAACTAATTCACACTATCAGCAACTACGATGATTACTCTGAGTTTCCGGGCCTTGTTTTTAGAGCAAAAGGTGATATTTTTATTAATGAAATGCCTTGTGAAAATAAAGATAAATTATTGAAGTTACCGGATCCCTATACAATAGAGGATGAATTTCATCCAGAAAAAATATATTATTACGAAACATCGCGAGGATGTCCTTACCAATGTAGTTTTTGTTTATCTGGATCACAGAACAAGCTTTGTTATCTGCCGATGCATCAATTAAAAAAACTATTATTATTATTGATCTCAAAGAAGGTAAAGCAGGTGAAGCTCGTAGATAG encodes:
- a CDS encoding endonuclease MutS2 → MNSKSIKLLEFPKIKKRLAELCLSDIGSELAEELKPKTDFYAIQALQKETAEAETIRLQKGSMPLSELKDVRGLLKRAELGSILDLSQLILIKKQLTTVRKCKAFMNTYGNKEHIPIFMANAQLLEMDRELEERLENCIISETELSDHASPALKQIRRKIQQKNEGIRSKLNSFIQSSKNQKYLQEAIITIRQERFVVPVKQEYKSMVPGMVHDQSSSGATLFIEPMPIVEMNNALKELKISEGIEIDRILLELTAEVASIADMLRRNQETMQKMDFMMAKGELAVQMKAIEPDLVRERQIHLKNARHPLLKDQEVVPITVKLGDPQHALVITGPNTGGKTVTLKTVGLFVLMTQSGLHLPADVGSRMGIFDEVFADIGDEQSIEQSLSTFSSHMKNIVEILSNVTENSLVLLDELGAGTDPTEGAALAMSILTYLINKRSLVLATTHYSELKQYALMNNETENASVEFDIKTLSPTYRLLIGIPGKSNAFEISLKLGLDQNIIEQAKTFLTKDSIDFEDVLRSIEENKTLAEAESEKAIQLRRQLLERERIISERENKIQIHQDELIAKAKKEAYQLVEDAKKEADRLIEEIRKIREQSTVVTGNKSAERVRSQLREKMSELEVDGSYNLLGESTDMEEANKPVKEGDEVKIPSLNQTGSVISIDHDKKEALVQIGVMKMSLPIKKLVKTYREQQKNKKGLQRIIQHKTEHTIKECDIRGKDLEEALYIVDKYLDDSFLSGHEEITIIHGVGTGVLKQGIQKKLKKHRLVQRYRDGVYGEGGAGVTIVKFNRS
- a CDS encoding DUF523 domain-containing protein, giving the protein MIAVSACLMGIPCRYDGKAKYSPQIIGKLKDKEIIAICPEVLGGLPVPRKPVEIMNGTGSQVLRGEKKVYDKEGKDLTSFFLKGARLTLQLLQIHEVKMACLKENSPSCGVNYVYDGKFRNQKLKGSGITSSMLVSNGIDVFSEYEIARIR
- a CDS encoding GerMN domain-containing protein; translation: MLNYSSLQKVLCFLIIISVVFFTGCRNNDADTEETEQETPQSEAQSEQESETKQESDESDEGKNNDRIQYVLYLKHQDQPFVFSDSYQIASTDERLQNKSLSLFVLEELLKQEGIGELINPIPKETEILSVENDGRTAVVNLSEDFVQNISGTHEDIEATIAVIVNSLITLPENDRVRLLIDGNQVDQIQGLPVQEEYEFITSYYPDK
- the argS gene encoding arginine--tRNA ligase, translated to MNPFKQMIAENIAESLEHPSAQEIVQWIEKPPTSDLGDYAFPCFKLSKTLKKAPQSIALELSEAIKMDDMFSKTEAIGGYLNFYFDRKKLAEKVLSEVLSQKEKFASSNEGAAKTICIDFSAPNIAKPFHVGHLRSTVIGNSLYKIYSHMGYKCVGINHLGDWGTQFGKVIVAYKNWGSQERIEKEPIQGLLDLYVKFHDESEKKPELEDEAREWFVKMEQGDEEALSLWKWFSEETIKELKKIYSLLGVHFDHYTGESFYNNKMKPVLDELHQKNLLEDSQGAILVNLESYNMPPCLVQKKDGSTLYATRDITAAIYRKKTFDFTKCLYLTDYSQNLHFAQWFKVIELMDYEWAADLEHVPFGRVTHEGRRIQSRKGTVVLLEEVIEGAIERVFNIIEEKNPELPNKKEVAVDVGVGAVIFNDLSHNRIKDISFSWDTAFSFDGETGPYVQYTHARAVSVLRKAGIDLEEKTFQIEGSYLEDEVSNQVIRQLETFEDSIRDAMSKNEPSILTRHIVDLAQSFNRFYHDHPILVEDVKVKEARLALVASVKEVLKLGLSLLGIKAPDRM
- a CDS encoding zinc dependent phospholipase C family protein translates to MIPQTHVIIANEIYHEVNRTLNVTLDKTQLVYGSIKPDIFSGIPKLKHFKPQSFDVICDEIQTISNSTLTNNQPYMSYLSQKIGVITHYIADYFCIPHNDRATYQNHFWEHLKYEGLLHKSFKEKAPFQTHAFELNQNINFTDLTQIKSYLDHLHARYEANEESMDNDVNSSLFAVKSISLLMLQHALSYKEIYKVAA